One region of Suncus etruscus isolate mSunEtr1 chromosome 5, mSunEtr1.pri.cur, whole genome shotgun sequence genomic DNA includes:
- the CDK9 gene encoding cyclin-dependent kinase 9 yields MAKQYDSVECPFCDEVTKYEKLAKIGQGTFGEVFKAKHRKTGQKVALKKVLMENEKEGFPITALREIKILQLLKHENVVNLIEICRTKASPYNRCKGSIYLVFDFCEHDLAGLLSNVLVKFTLAEIKRVMQMLLNGLYYIHRNKILHRDMKAANVLITRDGVLKLADFGLARAFSLAKNSQPNRYTNRVVTLWYRPPELLLGERDYGPPIDLWGAGCIMAEMWTRSPIMQGNTEQHQLALISQLCGSITTEVWPNVDKYELFEKLELVKGQKRKVKDRLKAYVRDPYALDLIDKLLVLDPSQRIDSDDALNHDFFWSDPMPSDLKGMLSTHLTSMFEYLAPPRRKGSQITQQATNQSRNPATTNQTEFERVF; encoded by the exons ATGGCCAAGCAGTACGACTCGGTGGAGTGTCCCTTCTGCGACGAGGTCACCAAGTACGAGAAGCTGGCCAAGATCGGCCAAGGCACCTTCGG gGAGGTGTTTAAGGCCAAGCATCGCAAGACCGGCCAGAAAGTGGCTCTGAAGAAGGTTCTGATGGAGAATGAGAAAGAGGGG TTCCCCATTACAGCCCTGCGGGAAATCAAGATCCTTCAGCTTCTAAAACACGAGAATGTGGTCAACTTAATTGAGATCTGTCGGACCAAAG cTTCCCCTTATAATCGCTGCAAAGGCAGCATCTATCTGGTGTTTGACTTCTGCGAGCATGACCTGGCCGGCCTGCTCAGCAATGTCTTGGTCAAGTTCACACTGGCTGAGATTAAGAGGGTCATGCAGATGCTGCTGAATGGCCTCTACTACATCCACCGGAACAAG ATCCTGCACAGGGACATGAAGGCCGCCAACGTCCTCATCACTCGAGATGGGGTCCTGAAGTTGGCAGACTTCGGGCTGGCCCGAGCCTTCAGCCTGGCCAAGAATAGCCAGCCTAACCGCTACACCAATCGCGTGGTGACGCTCTGGTACCGGCCTCCAGAGCTGTTGCTCG GGGAGCGGGACTACGGCCCCCCCATTGACCTGTGGGGTGCTGGATGCATCATGGCGGAGATGTGGACCCGCAGCCCTATCATGCAGGGCAACACGGAGCAGCACCAGCTCGCCCTCATCAGCCAGCTCTGTGGTTCCATCACCACTGAG GTATGGCCCAATGTGGACAAATATGAGCTGTTTGAAAAGCTGGAGCTGGTCAAGGGCCAGAAGCGAAAGGTGAAGGACAGGCTCAAGGCCTATGTGCGGGACCCCTACGCGCTGGACCTCATCGACAAGCTGCTGGTGTTGGACCCCTCGCAACGCATCGACAGCGATGACGCCCTCAACCACGACTTCTTCTGGTCCGACCCCATGCCTTCGGACCTCAAGGGCATGCTGTCCACACACCTGACGTCCATGTTCGAGTACCTGGCCCCGCCGCGCCGGAAGGGCAGCCAGATCACTCAGCAGGCCACCAACCAGAGCCGCAACCCTGCCACCACCAATCAGACAGAGTTCGAGCGCGTCTTTTGA